TCCGGCCTCACCGTCGTCCGAGGCGACCGCACCGTCCTGCGCGGCCTCGACTTCACCGTCCCGCCCGGCCGGATCACCGGCCTCCTCGGCCCCTCCGGCTGCGGCAAGACCACGCTCATGCGCGCGATCGTCGGCACCCAGGCCAAGGTCACCGGCACCCTCGACGTCCTCGGCCGCCCCGCCGGAGACCCCGCCCTGCGCCCCCGCATCGGCTACGTCACCCAGGCCCCGTCCGTCTACGACGACCTCACCGTCCGCCAGAACCTCGACTACTTCGCCGCCGTCCTGCTGCCCGGCCGCGCCCGCCGCGCCGACCGCCGCGCCGCCGTCGAGCGCACCCTCGCCGACGTCGACCTGACGAGCCACGCCGACTCGCTCGCCGGCCGCCTCTCCGGCGGCCAGCGCAGCCGCGTCTCGCTCGCCGTCGCCCTCCTCGGCACGCCCGAGCTGCTCGTCCTCGACGAACCCACCGTCGGCCTCGACCCCGTCCTCCGCCGCGACCTGTGGGACCTCTTCCACCGCATCGCCGCCGACCGGGGCACCACGATCCTGGTCTCCTCCCACGTCATGGACGAGGCCGAGCGCTGCCACCGGCTGCTCCTGCTCCGCGCCGGCGAACTCCTCGCCGAGGACACCCCGGAAGCACTCCGCCACCGCAACGACACCGCCACCGTCGAGGACGCCTTCCTCCGCCTCGTCGACGCCGCAACGGCCCGCGCGGCGGCCCCCGGGGTGGCGGCGGCCCCCGGGGTGGCGACGGCCCCCGCGGTGGCGGTGGCCTCGGCCACCTCCGTGGCCCCCGCCGCCCCCGGCACCAACGCGGCCCCCAGCGCCTCCGCCGAGACCACCTCCCCCGACGGCTCCGCCGTCCCCGCCGAGGAGCCCCGCCCATGAGCAGCGCCCGCACCCTCGCCACCGCCGCCCGCGTCCTGCGCCAGCTGCGCCACGACCCGCGCTCGATCGCCCTGATGCTCCTCGTGCCGTGCGTGATGCTCTTCCTGCTGCGTTACGTCTTCGACGGCAGCCCACGGACCTTCGACGGGATCGGCGCCTCGCTGCTCGGCATCTTCCCGCTCATCACCATGTTCCTGGTGACCTCCATCGCCACCCTGCGCGAACGCACCTCCGGCACCCTCGAACGCCTCCTCGCCATGCCCCTCGGCAAGGGCGACCTCATCGCCGGCTACGCCCTCGCCTTCGGCCTGGTCGCCGTCGTCCAGTCCGTCCTCGCCACCGGCCTCGCCGTCCGGTTCCTCGGCCTCGACGTCGTCGGCTCCCCCTGGCTGCTGCTCCTGGTCGCCCTGCTCGACGCCCTCCTGGGCACCGCCCTCGGCCTCTTCGTCTCGGCCTTCGCCGCCTCCGAGTTCCAGGCCGTCCAGTTCATGCCGGCCGTGATCTTCCCCCAGCTGCTGCTCTGCGGCCTGTTCACCCCGCGCGACCGCATGGCCCCCGCCCTCGAAGCCCTCTCCGACGTGCTCCCCATGTCGTACGCCGTCGACGGCATGAACCAGGTCCTGCACCACACCGACGTCACCGCCCCCTTCGTCCGCGACGCCCTGATCGTCGCCGGCTGCGCCGTGCTCGTCCTCGGACTCGGCGCCGCCACCCTCCGCCGCCGCACCGCGTGACCGCCCCTCGGACAAGCACCGCACCGACCCCCGCCCCGGTGCGAGGATGTCCCGCAGACGCACGCACAGGCCCCTCCGGCGAGGTGAAAGACCCATGACCCAGACCGTCGCAGTCCTCGGCACCGGCAAGATCGGCGAGGCACTCCTCAGCGGCATGATCCGCGCCGGCTGGCGCCCCGCCCACCTCCTCGTCACCGCCCGCCGCACCGAACGGGCCGAGGAACTGCACGCCCGCTACGGCGTCGAGGCCGTCAGCAACGCCGACGCCGCCAAGCGCGCCGACATCCTCATCCTCGCCGTGAAGCCCCAGGACATGGGCCGCCTCCTCGACGAGCTCGCCCCCCCACGTCGCCGCCGACCGCCTGGTCATCAGCGCCGCGGCCGGCATCCCCACCGCCTTCATCGAGGAGCGCCTGGCCACCGGCACCCCCGTCGTCCGGGTCATGCCCAACACGCCCGTCCTCGTCGACGAGGGCATGTCCGTGATCTCCGCCGGCAGCCACGCCACCCACGCCCACCTCGTCCACACCGAGGAGATCTTCGGCGGCGTCGGGAAGACCCTGCGCGTCCCGGAGTCCCAGCAGGACGCCGCCACCGCGCTCTCCGGCTCCGGCCCGGCGTACTTCTACTACCTCGTCGAGGCCATGACCGACGCCGGCATCCTCCTCGGCCTGCCCCGCGCCCAGGCCCACGACCTGATCGTCCAGGCCGCGATCGGCGCCGCCGTGATGCTCCGCGACAGCGGCGAACACCCCGTCAAGCTCCGCGAGGCCGTCACCTCCCCGGCCGGCACCACCATCAGCGCCATCCGCGAGCTGGAGAACCACGGCGTACGGGCCGCCCTCATCGCCGCCCTGGAGGCCGCCCGCGACCGCAGCCGCGAGCTCGCCTCCGGCAACGGCTGAGCTACCCCGCCGACGTGCCCTTCAGCACGTCCTCCGTGCTCACGACCCGGGCGAACTGCCCGCCGTGCAGCGACACCGCCGTCGCCCGGGTCAGCTCCTCCGCCGTCTGCGTCCACCCGAACGGCCCGGCCAGGTCGAAGGTGTGCATCGCGTCCAGCGCGAACACCACGTCGAACCCCAGGTTGCCGCCCATCCGCGCGGTCGTCTCATTGCACATGTTCGTCTGGATCCCGACGACCACGATCTGCGCGACGTCCTCCCCGGTCAGCCAGACGTCCAGCGAGGGCTGCCCGTAGAACGCCGAGTTCACGTGCTTCGTCACCAGCAGCTCGCGCCCCCGCCCCTTCCCCCGCCGCTCCTCGACGAAGTCCTTGAAGGCGTTGCCCTCCGTCCCCGCCTTCAGCGGCGACCCGTCCCGCACCGAGTCGTGCCGCACGAACACGACCGGCCGCCCGGTCTCCTGCCACCGGTCGATCAGGGCCGCGATGTTCCCCTCCGCGTCCGGGTTGTCCCGCCGCCCCCAGAAACCCTCGTCCTCGAACCCCTTCTGTACGTCGATGACGACCAGCGCCGCGTTCTCTTCGATCTGCAAGCTCTCCATGCCCACGATCCTGGCCCACCCCCGTTCCCCGCCCCAGAGGGAGAAAAGCCAGCGATCGATGGTTAACTGCCAGGCATGCCGCCCACGTCGCCCGCGCAGCCCGCGTCGCCGCCCCAGCGCATCGCCCTCCTCGCCTTCCCCGGCATCCGGGCCTTCGACGTCTCCGTCATCACCGAGGTCTGGGGCACCGACCGCACCACCCGCGGCGTCCCGCCCTTCGCCCTCCACCGCGCCGCCGCCGACCCGGCCGCCCCCGTCCCCCTGCGCGGCGGCCTCACCCTCACCCCCGACCGCCCCCTCGACTGGCTGACCGGGCTCACCCCCGCCGACCTCGTCGTCGTCCCCGGCATCGAGGACCCGCACGCCGAACTCCCCGCCCCCGTCCTCGACGCCCTGCGCGCCGCCCACACCGGCGGCATCCCCGTCGCCGCCCTCTGCGCCGGGGCCTTCGTCCTCGCCCGGGCCGGCCTCCTCGACGGCCGCCGGGCCGTCACCCACTGGCAGCTCGCCCCCGAACTGGCCGCCCGCCACCCGGCCGTCCGGGTCGAACCCGAGGCCCTCTACGTCGAGGACACCGGCATCTGGACCTCGGCCGGCACCGCCGCCGGCATCGACCTCTGCCTCCACCTCGTCCGCACCGTCCACGGCGCCGAAGCCGCCGCGACCATCGCCCGCTCCATGGTCACCGCCCCCTTCCGCACCGGCACCCAGGCCCAGTTCATCGAGCACCCCACCCCGCGCGCCGACCGCGACGCCGACGCCCTCGCCGCCGTCCGGGCCCACGCCCTCGCCCACCTCGACCAGCCCCACACCGTCACGAGCCTCGCCGCCCGCGCCGGCATGTCCCCGCGCTCCTTCGCCCGCCACTTCCAGGCCACCACCGGCACCACCCCGCTCCACTGGCTCATCGGCCGCCGGGTGGCCGCCGCCCAGAAGCTCCTCGAACGCACCGACCACCCCCTCCCCGAGGTGGCCCGCCGCGCGGGCTTCGGCAGCGAGGTCACGATGCGCCAGCACTTCGCCTCGCACCTCGGCACCAGCCCGCGCGACTACCGCAACGCCTTCCGTCACACCGCCGGCAGCAGCCCGATCGCCCGGTAGGCCCGGTCCACCAGCGGCCGCGCCATCCCCCGCGCCCGCTCGGCCCCCGCCCGCAGCACCCCGTCGACGTACCCCGGATCCGCCGCCAGATCGGCATGCCGCTCCCGCACCGGCCGCAACAGCTCGACGACCGCCTCCGCCGTGTCCTTCTTCAGCGCGCCGTACGAGTCGTACCCGCCGGCCAGCGCGACCGGGTCCCCGCCCGTCGCCGCGGCCAGCAGATCGAGCAGATTGGCCACCCCCGGACCGGCCTCCCGGTCGTACACGACCTCCCGCCCGCTGTCCGTCACCGCCCGCATGACCTTCCGCCGCACCGTCTCCGCCTCGTCGAGCAGATAGACGATCCCGGCCCCGTTCTCGTGCGACTTCCCCATCTTCGACGTGGGGTCCTGCAGGTCCATGACCCGCGCCGCCACCTCCGGATGCGTCGCCCTCGGCACGGTGAACACCTGCCCGTACCGCTGGTTGAACCGCACCGCCAGGTCCCGGGTCAGCTCCACGTGCTGCGTCTGGTCCTCACCCACCGGCACCTCGTCCGTCCCGTAGGCCAGGATGTCCGCCGCCATCAGCACCGGATACGTCAGCAGGGACAGCCGCACCCCGTGCCCGGCCTCCCGGGCCAGCACGCTCTTCTCCTTGTACTGGATCATCCGCCGCAGCTCGCCGTCCGTGGCCGTGCACTCCATCAGGAACGACAGGCGCGCGTGCTCGTCCACATGGCTCTGTACGAAGAGGGTGCAGCGCTCGGGATCGAGCCCCGAGGCGAGCAGCAGCGTCGCCGCCTGCCGGCTGAGCCGCCGCACCCGCGCCGGGTCGTGCTCCACGGTCAGCGCGTGCAGGTCCACCACGCTGAACAGCGCGTCGGCCCGGTGCTGGTCCACCTCGACCCACCGCCGCACGGCCCCGAGGTAGTTGCCCAGCGTCAGATGCCCGGTCGGCTTGACCCCACTGAAGATCCGCGTCATCGCGTCCGTCTCCCTCTCTCCGGAACGCCGCCGACCCGTCGGCCGGGCTCCCGGAGGGGGATACGCGAACGGCCGCCGAGGCGGCGGCCGTTTGTCTGCATGCGTCAGGTCAGGGCCGCCGGGTCAGGCGGCCCACCACTGGGTGGTGTGCGCATGCGTCGTCATACCCAGAGGGTACGCCCGAGGACCGGGGTTGACACGGGATTACCCGGTCCGTAGTGTTCTCCGAGTTGTCCGACGTGAGCACCGACCCCGGTCGGCCCCGGACAGCCATTCCGCAAGAACCACATGAGCACCAGACGGTGTCGATTCGTCGACGCCGTCATTGCTTTCCGTGCGCTTTTGCGAAATGAGGAATCCGCGTTCGAAGGATTGAACGCGAGCCGCCCGATTGGCTTCGGGGGCAAGGAATCCGCTAAAGTCTCACTCGTCGGAACGGCCCAACAGCCGCGAAGACAACTCCCGCTGACTGGGAATCAGGCCCGAAAGGATCTGATAGAGTCGGAACCGCCGGAAGGGCCCGGAGCGAAAGCGAAAGGGACCGGAAAGCACCGAGGAAATCGGATCGGAAAGATCTGATAGAGTCGGAAACGCAAGAACGAAGGAAGCGCCCGGAGGAAAGCCCGAGAGGGTAAGTACAAAGGAAGCGTCCGCACCTTGAGAACTCAACAGCGTGCCAAAAATCAACGCCAGATTAGTTGATACCCCGTCCATCTTCGGATGGTCGAGGTTCCTTTGAAAAAGTCCACCCTCCGGGGTGGCACACAGCGAGGACGCTGTGGACAGCAGGCCATATTCCGGCTTGTCTGTCCCGCTCAACGCGAGTGTCTAGCCGGATTACCGGCAAACATTCACGGAGAGTTTGATCCTGGCTCAGGACGAACGCTGGCGGCGTGCTTAACACATGCAAGTCGAACGATGAAGCCCTTCGGGGTGGATTAGTGGCGAACGGGTGAGTAACACGTGGGCAATCTGCCCTTCACTCTGGGACAAGCCCTGGAAACGGGGTCTAATACCGGATACGACCTGCCGAGGCATCTCGGCGGGTGGAAAGCTCCGGCGGTGAAGGATGAGCCCGCGGCCTATCAGCTTGTTGGTGAGGTAACGGCTCACCAAGGCGACGACGGGTAGCCGGCCTGAGAGGGCGACCGGCCACACTGGGACTGAGACACGGCCCAGACTCCTACGGGAGGCAGCAGTGGGGAATATTGCACAATGGGCGAAAGCCTGATGCAGCGACGCCGCGTGAGGGATGACGGCCTTCGGGTTGTAAACCTCTTTCAGCAGGGAAGAAGCGAAAGTGACGGTACCTGCAGAAGAAGCGCCGGCTAACTACGTGCCAGCAGCCGCGGTAATACGTAGGGCGCAAGCGTTGTCCGGAATTATTGGGCGTAAAGAGCTCGTAGGCGGCTTGTCACGTCGGGTGTGAAAGCCCGGGGCTTAACCCCGGGTCTGCATCCGATACGGGCAGGCTAGAGTGTGGTAGGGGAGATCGGAATTCCTGGTGTAGCGGTGAAATGCGCAGATATCAGGAGGAACACCGGTGGCGAAGGCGGATCTCTGGGCCATTACTGACGCTGAGGAGCGAAAGCGTGGGGAGCGAACAGGATTAGATACCCTGGTAGTCCACGCCGTAAACGTTGGGAACTAGGTGTTGGCGACATTCCACGTCGTCGGTGCCGCAGCTAACGCATTAAGTTCCCCGCCTGGGGAGTACGGCCGCAAGGCTAAAACTCAAAGGAATTGACGGGGGCCCGCACAAGCAGCGGAGCATGTGGCTTAATTCGACGCAACGCGAAGAACCTTACCAAGGCTTGACATATACCGGAAAGCATTAGAGATAGTGCCCCCCCTTGTGGTCGGTATACAGGTGGTGCATGGCTGTCGTCAGCTCGTGTCGTGAGATGTTGGGTTAAGTCCCGCAACGAGCGCAACCCTTGTCCTGTGTTGCCAGCATGCCCTTCGGGGTGATGGGGACTCACAGGAGACCGCCGGGGTCAACTCGGAGGAAGGTGGGGACGACGTCAAGTCATCATGCCCCTTATGTCTTGGGCTGCACACGTGCTACAATGGCCGGTACAAAGAGCTGCGATGCCGCGAGGCGGAGCGAATCTCAAAAAGCCGGTCTCAGTTCGGATTGGGGTCTGCAACTCGACCCCATGAAGTCGGAGTTGCTAGTAATCGCAGATCAGCATTGCTGCGGTGAATACGTTCCCGGGCCTTGTACACACCGCCCGTCACGTCACGAAAGTCGGTAACACCCGAAGCCGGTGGCCCAACCCCTTGTGGGAGGGAGCTGTCGAAGGTGGGACTGGCGATTGGGACGAAGTCGTAACAAGGTAGCCGTACCGGAAGGTGCGGCTGGATCACCTCCTTTCTAAGGAGCACAGCACCGATTGCAGGCAAACGTTCTGCACGGTCAGCTCATGGGTGGAACGTTGATTAGTTGGCACGATCTTGAGGATCCTTCACCAGTACTGCTTCGGCGTGGAACGTGACGAGATTTCAACGGATCGTGCTTGGCACGTTGTTGGGTATCTGAGGGTACGGCCGGTTGGTCGAACCTTCGCGATGCCGGCCCCAGTGAACTTGATCCGTATGGGTCAGGGTGATGGGTGGCTGGTCGTTGCTTGAGAACTACACAGTGGACGCGAGCATCTGTGGCCAAGTTTTTAAGGGCGCACGGTGGATGCCTTGGCACCAGGAACCGATGAAGGACGTGGGAGGCCACGATAGTCCCCGGGGAGCCGTCAACCAGGCTTTGATCCGGGGGTTTCCGAATGGGGAAACCCGGCAGTCGTCATGGGCTGTCACCCATGCCTGAACACATAGGGCATGTGGAGGGAACGAGGGGAAGTGAAACATCTCAGTACCCTCAGGAAGAGAAAACAACCGTGATTCCGGGAGTAGTGGCGAGCGAAACCGGATGAGGCCAAACCGTATGCGTGTGAGACCCGGCAGGGGTTGCGCATGCGGGGTTGTGGGATCTCTTTTTCACAGTCTGCCGGCTGTGAGACGAGTCAGAAACCGTATGGATAGGCGAAGGACATGCGAAAGGTCCGGCGTAGAGGGTAAGACCCCCGTAGCTGAAATTCATGCGGCTCGTTTAAGAGACACCCAAGTAGCACGGGGCCCGAGAAATCCCGTGTGAATCTGGCGGGACCACCCGCTAAGCCTAAATATTCCCTGGTGACCGATAGCGGATAGTACCGTGAGGGAATGGTGAAAAGTACCGCGGGAGCGGAGTGAAATAGTACCTGAAACCGTGTGCCTACAAGCCGTGGGAGCGTCGGACATAGCTTGCTATGTCTCGTGACTGCGTGCCTTTTGAAGAATGAGCCTGCGAGTTTGCGGTGTGTTGCGAGGTTAACCCGTGTGGGGAAGCCGTAGCGAAAGCGAGTCCGAATAGGGCGGTTCAGTAGCACGCTCAAGACCCGAAGCGGAGTGATCTAGCCATGGGCAGGTTGAAGCGGAGGTAAGACTTCGTGGAGGACCGAACCCACCAGGGTTGAAAACCTGGGGGATGACCTGT
The DNA window shown above is from Streptomyces showdoensis and carries:
- a CDS encoding GlxA family transcriptional regulator; amino-acid sequence: MPPTSPAQPASPPQRIALLAFPGIRAFDVSVITEVWGTDRTTRGVPPFALHRAAADPAAPVPLRGGLTLTPDRPLDWLTGLTPADLVVVPGIEDPHAELPAPVLDALRAAHTGGIPVAALCAGAFVLARAGLLDGRRAVTHWQLAPELAARHPAVRVEPEALYVEDTGIWTSAGTAAGIDLCLHLVRTVHGAEAAATIARSMVTAPFRTGTQAQFIEHPTPRADRDADALAAVRAHALAHLDQPHTVTSLAARAGMSPRSFARHFQATTGTTPLHWLIGRRVAAAQKLLERTDHPLPEVARRAGFGSEVTMRQHFASHLGTSPRDYRNAFRHTAGSSPIAR
- a CDS encoding ABC transporter ATP-binding protein; protein product: MMNKTGGAGDPTGTGAIVASGLTVVRGDRTVLRGLDFTVPPGRITGLLGPSGCGKTTLMRAIVGTQAKVTGTLDVLGRPAGDPALRPRIGYVTQAPSVYDDLTVRQNLDYFAAVLLPGRARRADRRAAVERTLADVDLTSHADSLAGRLSGGQRSRVSLAVALLGTPELLVLDEPTVGLDPVLRRDLWDLFHRIAADRGTTILVSSHVMDEAERCHRLLLLRAGELLAEDTPEALRHRNDTATVEDAFLRLVDAATARAAAPGVAAAPGVATAPAVAVASATSVAPAAPGTNAAPSASAETTSPDGSAVPAEEPRP
- the trpS gene encoding tryptophan--tRNA ligase; translated protein: MTRIFSGVKPTGHLTLGNYLGAVRRWVEVDQHRADALFSVVDLHALTVEHDPARVRRLSRQAATLLLASGLDPERCTLFVQSHVDEHARLSFLMECTATDGELRRMIQYKEKSVLAREAGHGVRLSLLTYPVLMAADILAYGTDEVPVGEDQTQHVELTRDLAVRFNQRYGQVFTVPRATHPEVAARVMDLQDPTSKMGKSHENGAGIVYLLDEAETVRRKVMRAVTDSGREVVYDREAGPGVANLLDLLAAATGGDPVALAGGYDSYGALKKDTAEAVVELLRPVRERHADLAADPGYVDGVLRAGAERARGMARPLVDRAYRAIGLLPAV
- a CDS encoding cysteine hydrolase family protein, translating into MQIEENAALVVIDVQKGFEDEGFWGRRDNPDAEGNIAALIDRWQETGRPVVFVRHDSVRDGSPLKAGTEGNAFKDFVEERRGKGRGRELLVTKHVNSAFYGQPSLDVWLTGEDVAQIVVVGIQTNMCNETTARMGGNLGFDVVFALDAMHTFDLAGPFGWTQTAEELTRATAVSLHGGQFARVVSTEDVLKGTSAG
- a CDS encoding ABC transporter permease is translated as MSSARTLATAARVLRQLRHDPRSIALMLLVPCVMLFLLRYVFDGSPRTFDGIGASLLGIFPLITMFLVTSIATLRERTSGTLERLLAMPLGKGDLIAGYALAFGLVAVVQSVLATGLAVRFLGLDVVGSPWLLLLVALLDALLGTALGLFVSAFAASEFQAVQFMPAVIFPQLLLCGLFTPRDRMAPALEALSDVLPMSYAVDGMNQVLHHTDVTAPFVRDALIVAGCAVLVLGLGAATLRRRTA